From the genome of Miscanthus floridulus cultivar M001 chromosome 10, ASM1932011v1, whole genome shotgun sequence, one region includes:
- the LOC136489729 gene encoding disease resistance protein RGA5-like — protein sequence MGQFSYHLPVDPHLAQAPHTPPHLATAESAREVWRTWLGSIIPKLYQLLEKEYNLQTHVKERLRSFTQELEHAQATLRKVAQVPWDQLALQVQLWAREVRDASYDMEDVLDAFLVGVQGPSDSAEEEKSLLKPLKKMMTSLLKTGKARRKISGDVKDIMTHLQEVAKRCRRYKVDDIVARPATALTIDPRLHAMYNKVKNLVGIDKSSGELMSKLQLGDMSNESMKIVSIVGIGGLGKTTLAKVVYDNLEGKFDARAFVSVGRSPDLQKVLQMILIALDKKTYEKFNFSVLQDLTQFIDELQGFLHDNMRYFIVVDDLWEKQSWETIKLAIDDDKNCEGRIIITTRKWEVAQKADEVYELPPLPYDRSRKLFYSRIYGDERKYVVYQSDEVSDEIISKCDGYYDSTIYYSRVRIEHLGHLLHLRFLGLNGMGIEKISEEIGIPEEIGALKLVQTLDLFESLVLELPSSSSLPTQLVCLRIVFDDSVCDTEMFSVGRLTSLEELSIQFSIRCKAARRLVKELGSLRELRVLDACICLDDEESQRELVESLSHLHKLQHLKIATPGFPLFISGREMEFVLPCNLRHLVLIQVVLLKLPSCINPWCLPMLSHLDLSLLHMDEKELKTLGSLPELRFLGLDLRCSSATISNIVTVTLATSQSSGGSD from the exons ATGGGTCAGTTCAGTTACCACTTACCAGTAGATCCACATCTTGCCCAAGCTCCACACACGCCTCCACACCTAGCAACAGCTGAGAGCGCCCGTGAAGTATGGCGGACCTGGTTGGGCAGCATCATCCCCAAGCTCTACCAGCTGCTGGAGAAGGAGTACAATCTGCAGACTCATGTGAAGGAGCGCCTTAGGTCCTTCACCCAGGAGCTCGAGCATGCGCAAGCCACTCTGCGCAAGGTAGCTCAAGTGCCCTGGGACCAGCTCGCACTA CAGGTCCAGCTCTGGGCTCGCGAGGTCAGGGATGCATCCTATGACATGGAGGACGTCCTTGATGCTTTCCTCGTGGGTGTCCAGGGCCCATCTGATtctgccgaggaggagaagagctTGCTCAAACCACTCAAGAAAATGATGACCAGCTTGCTCAAGACGGGCAAGGCACGCCGCAAGATTAGCGGTGATGTGAAGGACATCATGACTCATCTTCAAGAGGTGGCAAAGCGGTGTCGCAGGTACAAGGTCGATGATATCGTGGCCAGGCCAGCCACAGCATTGACTATTGATCCTCGTCTTCACGCCATGTACAACAAAGTGAAAAACCTTGTTGGCATCGACAAGTCAAGTGGTGAACTCATGTCCAAGTTGCAGCTTGGTGACATGTCCAATGAGAGCATGAAGATAGTATCAATTGTTGGAATTGGTGGGCTCGGCAAGACCACTCTAGCTAAAGTTGTCTATGACAATCTTGAAGGAAAATTTGACGCAAGGGCTTTTGTTTCTGTTGGACGAAGTCCTGATTTGCAGAAAGTCTTACAGATGATTCTCATTGCTCTTGATAAGAAAACATATGAGAAGTTTAATTTTTCCGTGTTGCAAGATCTTACCCAATTCATTGACGAACTCCAAGGGTTCCTCCATGATAACATGAG GTATTTTATTGTTGTTGATGACCTATGGGAGAAACAGTCTTGGGAAACAATCAAATTAGCTATTGATGATGACAAAAATTGTGAAGGTCGAATAATCATAACTACTCGTAAATGGGAAGTTGCCCAAAAAGCAGATGAAGTTTATGAGCTACCACCACTTCCTTATGATAGATCGAGAAAGTTATTCTATTCAAGAATATATGGtgatgaaagaaaatatgttgtTTATCAGTCGGATGAGGTATCTGATGAAATTATAAGTAAATGTGACG GATACTACGACAGTACAATATATTATAGCCGTGTCCGAATTGAGCACCTTGGACATCTACTTCACCTAAGGTTTCTTGGTCTAAATGGAATGGGGATCGAGAAGATCTCCGAAGAAATAGGAATCCCCGAAGAAATAGGAGCTTTGAAGTTGGTGCAGACGCTAGACTTGTTCGAATCTTTGGTTTTAGAATTGCCGTCGAGCAGCAGCTTGCCAACACAACTGGTGTGCCTTCGTATTGTATTTGATGACAGTGTCTGTGATACAGAGATGTTTTCGGTAGGGAGGCTGACATCCCTAGAGGAGCTGTCAATACAGTTCAGTATAAGATGTAAGGCAGCGAGGCGGCTTGTGAAGGAGCTGGGCAGCCTGAGGGAACTCAGGGTGCTCGATGCATGTATTTGCTTGGATGATGAGGAGAGCCAAAGAGAATTGGTGGAGTCTCTGAGCCATCTCCACAAGCTACAACATCTAAAAATTGCTACGCCTGGCTTTCCATTATTTATCAGCGGGCGAGAAATGGAATTTGTCCTCCCATGCAATCTTCGGCATTTGGTATTAATTCAGGTCGTACTCTTAAAGTTGCCATCATGCATTAATCCTTGGTGTCTTCCTATGCTCTCCCACCTGGACTTGAGCCTCTTACACATGGACGAGAAGGAGCTGAAAACTCTTGGAAGTTTGCCGGAGCTTCGTTTTCTTGGCCTGGATTTGAGGTGCTCATCAGCCACAATAAGCAACATCGTGACAGTGACACTTGCTACTTCCCAAAGCTCAGGTGGTTCAGACTGA
- the LOC136489730 gene encoding probable jasmonic acid carboxyl methyltransferase 1, giving the protein MDAQQTVHMNPGEGETSYARNSTFQSAEQMRMKPQIEEAIMKLCGNSTPLPRSMVIADLGCSCGPSALSLVSAAVDAIHHQCLELQQPPPELSLLLNDLPSNDFNTTVKHLVAFQERKNMDRGEHGSSPFVVASIVPGSFYGRLFTTGSVHLVLSSNSLHWLSEVPEDLLKNGIPMYHSDEQLWRKTRPVVLDAYARQFRKDLLLFLESRAQEMVPGGRLIVSLTGTQSPASASDGSAQQTWEFIARILDDMASRGVLDKEKLKAFYIPLYAPSEKEVKEIIEEQGSFSIYELQVHDSMAGVNKAVISPKMIAYGLRAAFEPIIQDHFGSSRELMDEFISTAEKLISQALSQNELAKNPRVFLALSLERQS; this is encoded by the exons ATGGATGCCCAACAAACTGTGCATATGAATCCAGGAGAAGGAGAAACAAGCTACGCTCGTAACTCCACATTTCAG AGTGCAGAGCAGATGAGAATGAAGCCACAGATAGAAGAGGCCATCATGAAACTGTGTGGCAATTCCACACCCCTTCCCAGAAGCATGGTGATCGCGGACCTTGGCTGCTCTTGTGGCCCCAGCGCACTCTCCTTGGTCTCTGCTGCTGTCGATGCCATTCATCACCAGTGTCTTGAACTCCAACAGCCACCGCCTGAGCTGAGCCTGCTCCTCAACGATCTTCCCAGCAATGATTTCAACACTACAGTCAAGCACTTGGTAGCGTTCCAAGAAAGGAAAAACATGGACAGGGGTGAGCACGGTTCCTCACCATTTGTCGTGGCTAGTATTGTGCCTGGGTCCTTCTATGGAAGACTGTTCACTACTGGATCGGTGCATCTTGTCCTCTCATCAAATAGCTTGCACTGGCTTTCAGAG GTACCTGAAGACCTACTGAAGAATGGCATTCCGATGTACCATAGCGACGAGCAACTATGGCGGAAAACACGGCCCGTTGTGCTTGATGCTTATGCCCGGCAATTTAGAAAGGACCTCCTTTTGTTCTTGGAGAGCAGGGCGCAGGAGATGGTTCCTGGAGGAAGGTTGATTGTTTCCTTGACTGGCACACAATCTCCAGCATCTGCCAGCGATGGATCAGCTCAACAAACATGGGAGTTCATAGCCCGTATTTTAGATGACATGGCATCAAGG GGTGTGCTTGATAAAGAAAAACTGAAGGCTTTCTACATACCGTTATATGCGCCGTCTGAGAAAGAAGTAAAGGAGATAATAGAAGAGCAGGGATCTTTCTCCATTTATGAACTTCAAGTTCATGACAGTATGGCTGGTGTGAACAAAGCTGTGATCAGCCCCAAGATGATAGCCTATGGGCTTAGGGCTGCCTTTGAGCCAATAATACAGGACCATTTTGGATCGTCGAGAGAGCTTATGGATGAATTTATAAGCACAGCAGAGAAGCTCATCAGTCAAGCTCTCTCACAAAACGAACTTGCCAAGAATCCTAGGGTTTTCCTTGCTCTTTCTcttgaaaggcagagttga
- the LOC136489732 gene encoding uncharacterized protein — MPQQDEAARGLGGGVEEALDAAALEAGRRCLTPPWRIRGGSQLRECDREIREGGAKCGRTGDGAGPAMLGRGGGGQEAPGGGDGAGADREPAPHGAVPVDGAGGGEVGGKGQHGSVVAAVDTGALALASRQIRSVNHRSRQRDARSGRPKPAAALDSLPRRGREEGRSRRRHLPASGGRGSKVAGEGSRGRVECGAAGADE, encoded by the coding sequence ATGCCGCAACAGGACGAGGCCGCGCGGGGGTTGGGTGGGGGCGTGGAGGAGGCGCTCGACGCTGCTGCACTCGAAGCCGGCCGCCGCTGCTTAACGCCGCCATGGAGGATCCGCGGAGGTTCGCAACTTCGTGAGTGCGACCGCGAGATCCGAGAGGGAGGAGCAAAGTGCGGCCGCACGGGGGACGGAGCAGGGCCAGCGATGCTGGGGCGTGGAGGAGGTGGACAGGAGGCACCGGGAGGAGGCGATGGAGCTGGAGCGGATCGAGAGCCAGCGCCGCACGGTGCGGTCCCAGTCGATGGAGCTGGAGGAGGGGAAGTAGGGGGCAAGGGGCAGCACGGGAGCGTGGTGGCGGCGGTCGACACCGGCGCGCTCGCCCTGGCCTCGAGGCAGATCCGCAGCGTCAACCATCGGAGCAGGCAACGGGACGCCAGATCCGGTCGCCCGAAGCCGGCTGCCGCGCTCGACTCGCTCCCGAGGCGTGGCCGCGAGGAGGGAAGGAGCCGGCGGCGCCACTTGCCGGCGAGTGGAGGACGGGGGAGCAAAGTCGCTGGGGAGGGTTCGCGGGGGA